From a single Nostoc sp. MS1 genomic region:
- a CDS encoding NAD(P)/FAD-dependent oxidoreductase, translating to MTKLSQDARICIVGAGAGGLSTAYFLKKQGYRNVVVLEKAGRVGGLCCSITYNSRSFDLGANYLTPAYKEILKIAAEVGAQLYTEGSGQVYNPFKSQPGKPAYTSIKNAVLAGTNILTFSAAVGRFLWERLLLDPIISVPGFAGISQHPELTQPFSKWLAQKDLSCLETLFEIPITTMGYGYLNEIPTAYALKYMTRETFLTLVTYGADMGCGWPKRFIDGFQRFWERVAWGLNVRLNIDIKEIKRGAITRVKFTEQEQIVDEIVTREKVLECDYLILACPLTLDVLNKFLDLSIPEKDLFEQIILNPYSLITYQIPDLQMPTPVTNVIPVNAMGNPWFIAQQFADNDLIAFYTRLDREGKITKTEVLQGIEKTVKNLGVQIDKNYYTYDEWPYFPHVTSEAMQAGFYDHLEAMQGQRKTFYVGGLLNFELVETIVEYSKSLVEKNF from the coding sequence ATGACTAAACTCTCTCAAGATGCACGAATTTGTATTGTCGGTGCAGGCGCAGGTGGATTATCTACAGCTTACTTTTTAAAAAAACAAGGCTACCGCAACGTAGTTGTCTTAGAAAAAGCAGGACGGGTAGGGGGATTATGTTGTTCTATTACTTACAATTCCCGTTCTTTTGACTTAGGTGCAAATTATCTCACTCCTGCCTATAAAGAAATCCTCAAAATAGCGGCAGAAGTCGGCGCTCAACTTTACACTGAAGGGTCAGGGCAAGTCTACAACCCATTTAAATCTCAACCGGGAAAACCTGCTTACACCTCAATAAAGAATGCCGTTCTTGCCGGAACTAACATATTGACATTTTCAGCAGCCGTTGGGCGCTTTTTATGGGAGCGTCTTTTGCTAGATCCAATTATTTCCGTGCCTGGATTTGCTGGTATCAGTCAACATCCCGAACTCACCCAACCTTTTTCAAAGTGGTTAGCGCAGAAAGATTTGTCATGCTTAGAAACTTTGTTTGAAATTCCTATTACGACAATGGGCTATGGCTACTTAAATGAAATCCCCACCGCCTATGCTCTCAAATACATGACTAGAGAAACATTTTTAACTTTAGTGACCTACGGCGCAGATATGGGCTGTGGTTGGCCAAAAAGATTTATTGATGGTTTTCAACGCTTCTGGGAACGTGTTGCTTGGGGTCTAAATGTACGCTTGAATATCGACATCAAAGAAATCAAGCGTGGGGCAATTACACGAGTAAAATTTACAGAACAGGAACAAATTGTTGACGAGATTGTTACCCGTGAAAAAGTTTTAGAATGTGATTATCTCATCCTCGCTTGTCCGTTAACACTAGATGTTTTAAACAAGTTTCTTGATTTGTCAATACCAGAGAAAGACCTATTTGAACAAATAATTCTCAATCCCTACAGCTTGATTACATATCAGATTCCTGATTTGCAAATGCCAACCCCAGTCACTAATGTCATTCCTGTAAACGCAATGGGAAATCCTTGGTTTATTGCTCAACAGTTCGCTGACAATGACCTAATTGCTTTTTACACTCGCCTAGACCGCGAGGGAAAAATCACTAAAACAGAAGTTCTCCAAGGGATTGAAAAGACAGTCAAGAATTTGGGTGTGCAGATAGACAAAAATTACTACACCTACGATGAGTGGCCTTACTTTCCTCACGTTACCTCAGAAGCGATGCAGGCTGGATTTTACGATCACTTAGAAGCCATGCAAGGTCAACGCAAGACCTTCTATGTAGGAGGTTTGTTGAATTTTGAATTGGTTGAGACAATTGTGGAGTATTCAAAAAGTTTAGTCGAGAAGAACTTTTAG
- a CDS encoding carotenoid oxygenase family protein: MNREITEPRFPEAAMTASREELTNLPLNVVDGHIPTDLAGHMFIIAPVGTVASGGLPNPHGTHIFNSDGMIYRLDWQDGQVTVKTKLARTPCHYADQATFKYPAYRSHQFRDHGLLRFSPSLGLRDEVDIAFLAFKTSANSQERLMITYDAGRPYEIDTDSLEVVTPVGGNTEWQPFLPFSYPFPPVLSTSHPAFDGYTNEVFLVNYGRSLDNFLESARFIYQLEQLPDELEQLLNAIAKLLENNPLQLPLGMFFKFSQRLGQQFFDWIEHKLGTAMPNFVYLLQWDGVGKLNRWQLMLPDGSPVRIEQSIHQLTVTQDYVVLMDTSLKVGPEQILNNPVPDSWETERLLRLLLTRSQQPNSPIYIVRRADLKADVDTVVVRPAVIPLETVHFLTDYENPDGQITLHTAHLCATDIAEWVRKYDVSKFDAPKSAPLWLGGMLANGQMDIGRLGRYQIDGETGQIRDAKVIYDTRRHWGIGFYASQEKLASGLPPKRFDNVYWQSLGFWPELLTEFIYNLYKDYPYRVVPLQELLQREEAFHHRPSSLFRVDTTKMEVADFYDAPPGYFMSSPQFIPRLNGDGSSTDGYIVCTAFGENSNEIWVFQADKLGAGPVCRLSHPQLNFGFTMHTAWLSEIAPRTASYDIPVRQDYDPLLKQPAIQQLFRDAVYPHFQ; the protein is encoded by the coding sequence ATGAACCGTGAAATTACTGAACCCCGATTTCCAGAGGCAGCAATGACTGCTAGTCGTGAGGAACTAACGAATTTACCTCTGAATGTAGTTGATGGACATATACCGACAGATTTAGCTGGACACATGTTTATCATTGCTCCTGTAGGTACTGTAGCTTCTGGGGGTTTACCTAATCCTCATGGAACCCACATTTTTAACAGTGATGGGATGATTTACCGCTTGGACTGGCAAGATGGACAGGTGACAGTGAAGACCAAGCTGGCACGTACACCATGCCACTATGCAGATCAAGCAACTTTTAAGTATCCTGCTTATCGCTCTCATCAATTCCGTGATCATGGGTTGTTGCGCTTCTCCCCTTCCTTGGGCTTGCGAGATGAAGTAGATATTGCTTTTCTCGCCTTTAAAACGAGCGCAAATAGCCAAGAGCGATTAATGATTACCTATGATGCTGGTCGTCCTTACGAAATTGATACCGATAGTCTAGAGGTAGTTACCCCAGTGGGAGGCAATACTGAGTGGCAACCATTTCTACCTTTTTCTTATCCATTTCCCCCGGTGTTGAGTACATCTCACCCAGCTTTTGATGGTTATACTAACGAAGTTTTCTTAGTTAACTATGGCCGATCGCTAGATAATTTTTTAGAAAGTGCGCGTTTCATTTATCAGCTAGAACAATTACCCGATGAACTAGAACAACTGCTAAATGCGATCGCTAAACTTTTAGAAAATAATCCCCTACAACTTCCCTTGGGAATGTTCTTTAAGTTTTCGCAGAGATTGGGGCAACAATTTTTTGACTGGATTGAGCATAAGTTAGGCACTGCCATGCCCAATTTTGTTTATCTGTTGCAGTGGGATGGTGTAGGTAAACTCAATCGCTGGCAGTTAATGCTACCCGATGGTTCTCCAGTACGCATTGAACAAAGCATCCATCAGTTGACTGTTACCCAAGATTATGTAGTGCTGATGGACACTTCCCTCAAGGTTGGGCCAGAACAAATCCTCAATAACCCAGTTCCCGATAGTTGGGAAACTGAGCGTTTACTACGACTGTTACTGACGCGATCGCAGCAACCCAATTCTCCAATTTATATAGTACGTCGGGCTGACCTCAAGGCAGATGTCGATACTGTAGTAGTCCGTCCAGCCGTCATTCCTCTAGAAACAGTACATTTTTTGACCGATTACGAAAATCCCGACGGGCAAATCACTCTGCACACTGCCCATCTCTGCGCCACAGATATTGCTGAATGGGTACGCAAATATGATGTCTCCAAATTTGACGCTCCCAAGTCTGCGCCTCTATGGTTAGGTGGAATGCTGGCTAATGGGCAAATGGATATCGGTCGTCTGGGTCGTTATCAAATAGACGGCGAAACAGGTCAAATCCGAGATGCTAAAGTAATTTACGATACTCGCCGTCATTGGGGTATAGGCTTCTATGCTTCTCAAGAAAAGCTGGCTTCTGGATTGCCTCCCAAGCGATTTGATAACGTTTATTGGCAATCTCTCGGTTTTTGGCCAGAATTACTAACTGAGTTTATTTACAATTTATACAAAGATTATCCCTACCGAGTTGTACCACTACAAGAACTACTGCAACGAGAAGAAGCATTTCATCATCGCCCTTCTTCTTTATTCCGGGTAGATACAACCAAAATGGAGGTAGCAGATTTTTATGATGCACCCCCCGGCTACTTCATGAGTTCGCCTCAGTTTATCCCTAGATTAAACGGCGATGGTAGTTCTACAGACGGCTATATTGTTTGTACAGCATTTGGGGAAAATAGCAACGAAATTTGGGTCTTCCAAGCCGATAAGTTAGGGGCTGGCCCCGTATGCAGATTGAGCCATCCACAACTGAATTTTGGCTTTACAATGCACACGGCTTGGTTATCAGAAATTGCACCTCGCACTGCTAGTTACGACATCCCTGTGCGCCAAGATTACGATCCGCTACTTAAACAACCAGCTATTCAGCAATTATTCCGAGACGCAGTTTATCCGCACTTTCAGTAA